In Dyadobacter sp. CECT 9275, the following proteins share a genomic window:
- a CDS encoding HAMP domain-containing sensor histidine kinase, protein MNIKTKLRLGIGLLFLMILLLSTVGIRNVNSLKNDTENILADNYNTLEYCQNMIAALDVMQQKQNGLPAFEKNLRLQTKNVTEPGEGQATAHISQRLGQLRSNPGDPNLHLSIRRDIAQIMEQNMKAIERKSDIATQTAKTANTWIMISSTLCFLFGMTLLVNLPGNIANPIRELTASIREIASKNYSQRVYYRGRNEFGELADSFNTMAEKLEEYNKSNLSKILFEKIRIETLINNMHEPVIGLDENKVVLFINNEALKISGLRPDDIVGRPAEEIALGNDLIRSLVSDLSETESQGTLSTVPLKIYADNKESYFEKEIVNITIKPTGEREKRLIGHVIILKNITPFKELDFAKTNFIATVSHELKTPISSIKMSLLLLENQNTGHVNPEQRQLIESIKEDSNRLLKITGELLNMSQVETGNIQLNIQQASPEEILEYALEAVKVQAEQKQIDLQIDLEEDLPAIKADSEKTAWVLINFLTNAIRYSRQSGQIYITIRHHENGVQFAVKDEGQGIDSRYRAKIFNRYFQVPGSAKTGTGLGLAISKEFIEAQGGHIGVNSEIGMGSTFFFDLLRS, encoded by the coding sequence ATGAATATTAAAACCAAACTAAGACTGGGCATTGGCCTGTTGTTTCTGATGATCCTGCTGCTTTCGACAGTAGGTATCCGGAACGTCAATTCCCTTAAAAACGATACGGAGAATATCCTGGCAGACAACTATAACACGCTGGAATATTGCCAGAATATGATCGCTGCGCTGGATGTTATGCAGCAAAAGCAAAATGGGTTACCCGCTTTTGAAAAGAACCTCCGCCTGCAGACGAAGAATGTTACTGAGCCCGGGGAAGGCCAGGCGACGGCCCACATCAGTCAGCGGCTGGGGCAGCTGAGGTCCAATCCGGGGGATCCGAACCTTCATTTGTCAATACGAAGAGATATTGCGCAGATTATGGAGCAGAATATGAAGGCCATTGAGCGGAAAAGCGATATTGCGACCCAGACGGCCAAAACGGCCAATACCTGGATCATGATTTCCAGTACCCTTTGTTTTCTTTTCGGTATGACTTTGCTGGTAAATCTGCCCGGAAACATTGCCAACCCCATCCGGGAGCTGACGGCAAGTATCAGGGAAATTGCTTCGAAAAATTATTCGCAGCGGGTGTATTACCGTGGAAGAAATGAATTTGGAGAGCTGGCAGACTCGTTTAATACCATGGCTGAAAAACTGGAAGAATACAACAAAAGTAATCTTTCGAAAATACTGTTTGAGAAAATACGGATCGAAACCCTGATCAACAATATGCATGAGCCAGTGATAGGTCTTGATGAAAATAAAGTGGTATTGTTCATCAATAATGAGGCGTTGAAAATATCAGGCCTCCGCCCTGATGACATTGTGGGCAGGCCCGCGGAGGAAATTGCGCTGGGTAACGATCTGATTCGCTCTCTGGTCAGTGATTTGTCAGAAACTGAAAGTCAGGGAACGTTATCCACGGTTCCGTTGAAAATTTATGCAGACAATAAGGAAAGTTATTTTGAGAAAGAGATCGTAAATATAACCATCAAACCCACCGGAGAGCGCGAAAAGAGGCTGATCGGTCATGTGATCATTCTGAAAAACATCACGCCTTTTAAGGAGCTGGATTTTGCCAAGACTAACTTCATCGCTACGGTTTCGCATGAGCTGAAGACGCCTATCTCTTCTATTAAAATGAGTTTATTGCTGCTCGAAAATCAGAATACCGGGCACGTGAACCCGGAACAGCGGCAACTCATCGAAAGTATCAAGGAGGATAGTAACCGTCTTTTAAAGATAACAGGCGAACTCCTGAATATGTCACAGGTAGAAACAGGTAACATTCAGTTGAACATTCAGCAGGCGAGCCCTGAGGAGATCCTTGAGTACGCCCTGGAAGCGGTGAAAGTACAGGCCGAACAAAAGCAGATCGATCTGCAGATTGACCTGGAGGAGGACCTGCCTGCGATAAAGGCGGATAGCGAAAAGACAGCCTGGGTACTCATTAATTTTCTCACAAATGCAATCCGTTACTCCCGGCAGTCGGGGCAGATTTACATCACAATCAGGCATCACGAAAACGGTGTGCAATTTGCCGTTAAAGACGAAGGGCAGGGGATTGACAGCCGTTACCGGGCGAAGATTTTTAACCGCTACTTTCAGGTTCCGGGCAGTGCCAAAACCGGGACAGGCCTCGGGCTGGCAATCAGCAAAGAGTTTATAGAAGCCCAGGGAGGGCACATCGGGGTAAACAGTGAGATCGGGATGGGCAGTACTTTCTTTTTTGATTTGCTCAGGTCTTAG
- a CDS encoding TolC family protein, with protein MNKIIKWGLTGLLLCTRLSIQDLSAKKVDTPDSVKVFSVRDLQELVLLNNPVVKQAGLLSEAARARVSQALGSFDPSLKASFDQKYFGGTNYYNQWASELKVPLWLAGADLKIGFDRNVGSYTNPETTTPLSGLAGVGISVPLGQGLLIDARRNTLRQARVMVNYAEAERANEINKVWFQAVKDYWNWFYAHQQYNLARRGVDLANNRYLATRNQALLGDKPAIDSVEAFITLQERSIQLARVQIEVQNTRLLVSNHLWDDKGNPMELPEDAVAVNADSAAAGITSAQLDHLMNTAEDNHPKLQMLRNKGLQLALERNYLREMMKPKLNLSGSLLTTRRDFTSYVPEYYDVGWNNYKVGFDFSFPLFLRSARGKLNEIKVKQMDLNLDLKNETRTILTSIRSSFNDLKAYQTQLTIQTQSITNQEILLRGELQKFELGESTLFLINSRETKLIDMMIKRAELLTKYQQSLADLYYKAGILQN; from the coding sequence ATGAATAAGATCATAAAATGGGGCTTAACTGGTCTGTTGCTCTGTACCCGCTTGTCTATACAAGACCTTAGTGCAAAAAAAGTGGATACCCCTGACTCCGTAAAAGTATTCTCGGTGAGAGATCTTCAGGAGCTTGTACTGCTCAACAACCCGGTGGTAAAACAGGCCGGTCTGCTGAGTGAAGCAGCACGTGCAAGGGTAAGCCAGGCGTTGGGCAGCTTTGATCCAAGCCTTAAAGCATCTTTCGACCAGAAATATTTTGGAGGTACCAATTACTATAACCAATGGGCAAGCGAGCTCAAAGTGCCGCTATGGCTCGCCGGGGCTGACCTCAAAATCGGGTTCGACCGAAATGTAGGCTCCTATACCAACCCCGAAACTACCACCCCGCTATCAGGACTGGCAGGCGTGGGTATCAGTGTACCGCTCGGGCAAGGGCTGCTCATTGATGCGAGGCGTAATACCTTACGGCAAGCCCGAGTGATGGTGAATTACGCCGAGGCAGAACGGGCCAATGAAATCAACAAGGTATGGTTTCAGGCCGTAAAGGACTACTGGAACTGGTTTTATGCGCATCAGCAGTACAACCTGGCCCGCCGGGGTGTTGACCTCGCCAATAACCGGTACCTTGCCACCCGAAACCAGGCATTACTGGGCGACAAACCCGCCATTGATTCCGTTGAAGCCTTCATTACGCTGCAGGAACGATCAATCCAGCTGGCAAGGGTTCAGATTGAAGTTCAGAACACAAGGTTACTGGTTTCAAACCATCTTTGGGACGATAAAGGAAACCCGATGGAATTGCCGGAGGACGCGGTGGCCGTAAATGCAGACTCTGCTGCAGCCGGAATAACCTCCGCTCAGCTGGATCATTTAATGAACACAGCGGAAGATAATCACCCTAAACTTCAAATGCTGCGTAACAAAGGACTGCAGCTTGCATTGGAAAGGAATTATCTGCGCGAAATGATGAAGCCTAAACTGAACCTGAGCGGATCGCTGCTCACCACCCGCAGGGATTTTACTTCTTATGTTCCGGAATATTACGACGTTGGATGGAACAACTATAAGGTTGGGTTCGATTTTTCCTTTCCGCTTTTCCTTCGGTCCGCGAGAGGCAAGCTGAATGAGATAAAGGTGAAACAAATGGATCTGAATCTTGATCTGAAAAATGAAACACGAACAATTCTGACCAGTATCCGAAGCTCTTTTAACGATCTAAAAGCGTACCAGACACAATTGACGATCCAGACACAGAGCATCACCAACCAGGAAATTTTACTCAGAGGTGAGCTTCAGAAATTTGAGCTGGGAGAAAGTACCTTATTTTTGATTAACAGCCGTGAAACCAAGCTGATTGATATGATGATAAAACGCGCTGAACTACTCACCAAGTACCAGCAGTCGCTGGCAGATTTGTACTACAAGGCGGGTATCCTGCAGAATTAA